The following are encoded together in the Triticum dicoccoides isolate Atlit2015 ecotype Zavitan chromosome 6B, WEW_v2.0, whole genome shotgun sequence genome:
- the LOC119322248 gene encoding bidirectional sugar transporter SWEET4-like, with amino-acid sequence MVSPDAIRTVIGVIGNGTALVLFLSPVPTFIQIWKKKTVEQYSAVPYLATLLNCMMWVLYGLPLVHPHSMLVITINGTGMLIELTYVALFLTFSVGAARRRVLLLLVAEVAFVGGVAALVLSLAHTHDRRSMVVGILCVLFGTGMYAAPLSVMKMVIQTKSVEYMPLFLSVASLVNGICWTAYALIKFDLYITIPNGLGVMFAVGQIILYAIYYKSTQQILEARKRKADQVPMTEVVVDGKSGSATNSGAANGHY; translated from the exons ATGGTGTCGCCGGACGCTATCCGCACCGTCATCGGCGTCATAG GCAATggaaccgccttggtgctcttcctATCCCCAGT GCCGACGTTCATCCAAATCTGGAAGAAGAAGACGGTGGAGCAGTACTCGGCGGTGCCGTACCTGGCGACGCTGCTGAATTGCATGATGTGGGTGCTCTACGGGCTCCCGCTGGTGCACCCGCACAGCATGCTCGTCATCACCATCAACGGCACCGGCATGCTCATCGAGCTCacctacgtcgcgctcttcctcacCTTCTCCgtcggcgccgcccgccgccgagtCCTCCTCCTGCTGGTCGCCGAGGTCGCCTTCGTCGGCGGGGTTGCCGCGCTCGTCCTCTCCCTCGCCCACACCCACGACCGCAGGTCCATGGTCGTCGGCATCCTCTGCGTCCTCTTCGGCACCGGCATGTACGCCGCGCCGCTCTCCGTCATG AAAATGGTGATCCAGACCAAGAGCGTGGAGTACATGCCCCTGTTCCTGTCCGTGGCCTCGCTCGTCAATGGCATCTGCTGGACTGCCTACGCCCTCATCAAGTTCGACCTCTACATCACC ATCCCCAACGGGCTGGGCGTGATGTTCGCTGTGGGGCAGATAATCCTGTACGCCATCTACTACAAGTCGACGCAGCAGATCCTGGAGGCccgcaagcgcaaggccgaccaggtGCCCATGACCGAGGTCGTCGTCGACGGCAAGAGCGGCAGCGCCACCAACTCGGGCGCCGCCAACGGCCACTACTAG